AGAGGCCTTCACTACAGCGCAGTTTTCCGGCCAGGAAATCATCCGGCGCATTGCGGAGGCCAACGCTTTTGCCTGGGCAGACCCCTACCGGGCCGCCACCCACAACAAGGGGATTATGAACGGCATCGATCCCATCGTGATCGCGACCGGCAATGATTGGCGAGCCGTGGAAGCGGGCGCCCATGCCTACGCAGCCCGCGATGGACAGTATCGAGCCCTGACAGATTGGCATGTCGAAGAACATGACGATGGGGCCGAGCTGGTTGGACGTATCGAACTGCCGCTGGCGGTCGGTATCGTCGGCGGCGCAACCGGGGTTCACCCGGTCGCTCAGGTAACGCTCAAGATTCTGAATGTGGCGACAGCCAGGGAGTTGGCCGAAGTCATGGCGACCGCGGGACTGGCCCAGAACCTGTCGGCCCTGAGAGCGTTGGCAGCCGAGGGCATTCAGCGGGGCCACATGAGCCTGCATGCCCGTCAGGTAGCGTTGGCCGCCGGCGCCAGTCAGGATCAGGTTGAAAGGGTGGCTGCCCAACTGGTGGCCGAAGGCGAAATTCGCAGCGAGCGGGCCCGGGAAATCCTGCAGGAATCGGGAAGAGATCCAAGAGACAAATGAGAAAATGCTTATGAGCGAGATAACAGACCGTACGCTGCTGAAACCAGAGCGCGACGTGGGCATCGTTGGTTACGGCGCCTATATACCCCGTTTCCGGCTGCCGGCCGCGGAAGTAGCGCGCGTCTGGAGCGGACGAACAGCCAACCTGCCTATCCAGGAGAAGGCAGTGGCAGGTCTCGATGAAGACACTGCCAGCATGTCGATCGAAGCCGCACGCAATGCCCTGAAACGAGCCCGGATCGATCCTAAACGGATCCGCGCCGTCTGGGTAGGCAGCGAGTCCCACCCCTATGCCGTCAAACCGACCTCCACCATTGTGGCCGAAGCTCTGGATATTGTGCCATTGACTTCGGCAGCCGATTGGGAGTTTGCCTGCAAGGCAGGTACCGAGGCCATACAGGCAGCCATCGCTCTTGTGGGCTCAGGAATGGCCAACTACGCGTTGAGCATCGGCATGGACACGGCCCAGGGGCGCCCCGGGGATGCCCTGGAGTATACGGCTGCCGCCGGCGGTGCAGCGTTTCTGCTGGGGCCAGCCGAAGAGAGCCTGGCAAGGTTCGAGGCGTCCATCTCTTATGTGACCGATACACCCGATTTTTGGCGAAGACCCCACGCGCACTATCCCAGCCATGGACAGCGCTTCACCGGTGAACCGGCCTACTTCCACCACGTTACCAGTGCAGCCAACCTGCTCATGGAGGAGTTGGGCCGGCGTGCAGCAGACTATCGTTATCTCGTATTGCACCAACCCAACACCAAGTTCCCGACCCGGGCAGCCAAGATGTTGGGGTTTCAGCCGGAACAATTCGAGGCAGGTCTGCTGGTACCGGTGATCGGCAACACCTACGCCGGTTCATCGCTGGTTGGCTTGACCGGCGTACTCGACGAGGCACGCCCGGGCGACAGGGTGTTGCTGGTTTCCTTCGGTTCCGGGGCCGGCAGTGACGCGTTCTCTCTGGAGATCAGCGAAGGCATCGAGGAAACCAGAGATCGCGCCACGACCACGCAGCAGTATATCGACCGCCGCGTGGCCATCGATTATGCTACCTATGCGCGGTTCCGCGGCAAGTTGCTGATGAAGTAGGCGAGGAGGCGGCCAGCTTCCAGAAGACGGTATTCGGTAATCGGTGTTCGGTGATCGGAATACCGATTACTGGTCACGGAATACCAGGTTCGGTGGTCAGCGGAGGACTGAACAAAATGAGATCTGTTTACATAGCTGGCTACGGCCAGACGCCCGTGGGCGAGCAGTGGCAGCGTTCCCTGCGCCACCTGGCGCACGATGCCATTATGCCAGCCATGCAGGATGCCGGAATCGAACGGGCCGACGCGCTCTACGTTGGCAACATGCTGTCGGGTGAGCTGGTTGGCCAGGAACATCTGGGTGCTCTCGTGGCCGACTTTGTTGGCCTGAGGGGCATCGAGGCGATCAAGGTGGAAGCTGCCTGTGGTTCAGGCGCAGCCGCGCTGCGTATGGGCTATATCGCCGTCGCCGGTGGCATCCACGACGTGGTCATTGTCGCCGGCGTCGAAAAGATGACCGACACGGTTAGCAAGGACACCACCGCTGCCCTCGCCATGGCAGCCGACCAGGAATATGAGGCGGCCGAGGGGGTCTCCTTCGTGGCTCTGAACGCCATGCTCATGCGTCGCTACATGCATGTCTACGACGTGCCCCACAGCGCCTTTGGTTATTTCGCTGTCAACGCCCATCAGAACGCCGTTGGCAACCCCAATGCCATGTTTCGCCGTGCAATTAGCCTGGACACCTATCTTAAGGCACCCATGATCTGCGAGCCGATCAACTTGATGGATAGCTCGCCGATCTGTGACGGTGCGGCTGCTGTTGTGCTGATGTCGGAACACCTGGTCCGCTCCATGAACGGCGGCCGGCGCCCTGTGCGCATTGCCGGTTCCGCGGCCGGCACCGACAGCCTGGCAATCCACGATCGGCGCGATCCTCTCTGGTTGGAGGCAGCCTGGATTAGCAGCCAGAAAGCCTATCAACAGGCCGGCATAACGCCTGCCGACGTCGACCTGTTTGAACTCCATGATGCTTTCACCATCATGGCCGCCCTGTCGCTGGAAGCCAGCGGCTTCGCCGAACGGGGTCAGGGTGTGCGCCTGGCCCAGGAGGGGGAGATCACCATCGAGGGTCGGGTGCCGGTCGCCACCATGGGCGGTCTCAAGGCTCGAGGCCATCCGGTAGGCGCTACCGGCGTTTATCAGATCGTGGAAGCTGCCCAGCAGGTGCAGGGATTGGCCGGCCCAAACCAGGTGCATGACGTTGATATTGCCCTGGTCCAGAACATCGGCGGCAGTGGCGCCACCATCGTTTCCCACATTCTGATCGGCGAATAACTGTGAAAAAAGACTGCCAAAACCTACCAAGTGGCCTCAATAGAGAAAAAAGGCACGTATCCTGATAGGTTTTGGCGAGAAAACTATGATAAAATCGTGTTCGTGTGCGATCAGAGAGTAAATCACCAGGATCGTAGCACGCACCAACTTAATAGGAGAGTTTGATAATGACAGTTGCCAGAAGCTGGCGCACCCGTCGCCAACGATATAGTCTAGTCGGTGAGCGCTGTGAGTATTGCCACAACGCCATCTTCCCGCCGCGGGATGTCTGCCCCCACTGCGCAGAGCCTGCTCAAAAGGAATTCGCCTTGAGTGGCAAGGGTACCATCTTTTCCTTCACGACGGTCTTCGATCCTCCCGCTGGCTTTGAGCGCTACGCGCCCTACCCGGTAGCCCTGGTCCAACTGGATGAGGGACCCATGGTGACCGCTCAGCTAACCGATGTTGTACCGGAGGAGATTTCCATTGGAATGCCGGTGGAAATGGTTACCCGCCGGCTGAACGAACAGGGCGACGAGGGCTTGATCCTCTATAGTTATAAGTTCCGACCGACGCTGGAGCCTCAGGCAGCGATTGTGTAGACACCCCAGCGACCGTCAATGGCAAGAGCAACGGGCAGTGCCGTGGGCACTGCCCGTTTTCGCGTGCATCGAAAAAGGGGAGGGGGAATCTCTTTGGGGCGACTATTGACATTTTGTCTATAGTCGCGTATACTGTAGATGGCTGAACGTAAGGAGCGTAACCCATGCCAAGAGGTCGAGGTTTTGGAAAAGGTAAGGGAAGAGGACAAGGCCGGCAGAGGGTGATGAGTTTTTTGCAGCCCTGCCTGTTGTTTCTGCTTACCAGGGGAGAAGCACATGGCTATAGCCTGCTTGATGGGCTGGAGGATTTTGGCTTCGACCGCTATCAATTTGATTCCAGCCTGGCTTACCGGGCCTTGCGCAATATGGAAGATGCAGGCTGGGTCGATTCACGCTGGGATGATGCCAGCCAGGGTCCTCGACGCCGTGTGTATCGAATTTTGCCGGAAGGCAAGATACGCTTGACAATCTGGATGGACGATCTGCGCCGCACGCGGGACGAGATAGATCGCCTGCTACAGGCCTATGAGCAAGAGAGCTAGCTAATTGTCAGTGGTCAATTGTCAATTGTGGCTCCAAGAGAGATTCAATTCGTTCTTCAATTTACTCACCAGGAGGTAAAAATGCCATTCCGAGATAGAACAGGCCCTGAAGGGAAAGGCCCAATGAACGGACGAAGGTTGGGCTACTGTGCAGAAACGGATGTCCCGGAGAATATCATACCTGAAGGCCGTGGATTTGGCCGCGGTGGGGGAGCTGGGCGCGGATTTGGCCGTGGCCGCGGCGGTCGGAGGCGAGGTCGAGGCTTTTTTGCCACCCCCGCAACAACCCTGCCTGAACAAGAAGTCAACATGCTCAAGTCGCAAGCCCAGAGCTTGAGAGATGCGCTACAACGCGTCAATGACAGGCTCGACACGCTGAAAGC
This genomic stretch from Chloroflexota bacterium harbors:
- a CDS encoding PadR family transcriptional regulator; this translates as MPRGRGFGKGKGRGQGRQRVMSFLQPCLLFLLTRGEAHGYSLLDGLEDFGFDRYQFDSSLAYRALRNMEDAGWVDSRWDDASQGPRRRVYRILPEGKIRLTIWMDDLRRTRDEIDRLLQAYEQES
- a CDS encoding hydroxymethylglutaryl-CoA synthase translates to MSEITDRTLLKPERDVGIVGYGAYIPRFRLPAAEVARVWSGRTANLPIQEKAVAGLDEDTASMSIEAARNALKRARIDPKRIRAVWVGSESHPYAVKPTSTIVAEALDIVPLTSAADWEFACKAGTEAIQAAIALVGSGMANYALSIGMDTAQGRPGDALEYTAAAGGAAFLLGPAEESLARFEASISYVTDTPDFWRRPHAHYPSHGQRFTGEPAYFHHVTSAANLLMEELGRRAADYRYLVLHQPNTKFPTRAAKMLGFQPEQFEAGLLVPVIGNTYAGSSLVGLTGVLDEARPGDRVLLVSFGSGAGSDAFSLEISEGIEETRDRATTTQQYIDRRVAIDYATYARFRGKLLMK
- a CDS encoding Zn-ribbon domain-containing OB-fold protein codes for the protein MTVARSWRTRRQRYSLVGERCEYCHNAIFPPRDVCPHCAEPAQKEFALSGKGTIFSFTTVFDPPAGFERYAPYPVALVQLDEGPMVTAQLTDVVPEEISIGMPVEMVTRRLNEQGDEGLILYSYKFRPTLEPQAAIV
- a CDS encoding thiolase domain-containing protein, which codes for MRSVYIAGYGQTPVGEQWQRSLRHLAHDAIMPAMQDAGIERADALYVGNMLSGELVGQEHLGALVADFVGLRGIEAIKVEAACGSGAAALRMGYIAVAGGIHDVVIVAGVEKMTDTVSKDTTAALAMAADQEYEAAEGVSFVALNAMLMRRYMHVYDVPHSAFGYFAVNAHQNAVGNPNAMFRRAISLDTYLKAPMICEPINLMDSSPICDGAAAVVLMSEHLVRSMNGGRRPVRIAGSAAGTDSLAIHDRRDPLWLEAAWISSQKAYQQAGITPADVDLFELHDAFTIMAALSLEASGFAERGQGVRLAQEGEITIEGRVPVATMGGLKARGHPVGATGVYQIVEAAQQVQGLAGPNQVHDVDIALVQNIGGSGATIVSHILIGE
- a CDS encoding DUF5320 domain-containing protein; this encodes MPFRDRTGPEGKGPMNGRRLGYCAETDVPENIIPEGRGFGRGGGAGRGFGRGRGGRRRGRGFFATPATTLPEQEVNMLKSQAQSLRDALQRVNDRLDTLKAQDDGKDKT